From Camelina sativa cultivar DH55 chromosome 20, Cs, whole genome shotgun sequence, the proteins below share one genomic window:
- the LOC104772021 gene encoding palmitoyl-protein thioesterase 1 encodes MGHKGLKRSCVAVAVALLAMVHVSVSVPFIMFHGISAQCSNDRDANFTQLLTNLSGSPGFCVEIGNGVADSWLMPLTRQAEIACEKVKQMKELSQGYNIVGRSQGNLVARGLIEFCDGGPPVYNYISLAGPHAGISSVPMCGSGLFCKLADDLIKGDIYSDFIQDHLAPSGYLKIPTDMKKYLESSKYLPRLNNEIPNQRNSTYKERFASLHNLVLVKFQDDKVIVPKDSSWFGFYPDGESKPLLSAQQTKLYTEDWIGLKTLDVAGKVKFVSVAGEHIRMADEDVVKYVVPYLQNKPSSVQRLNRNTKEPLRP; translated from the exons ATGGGACATAAAGGTTTGAAGCGGTCTTGTGTTGCGGTGGCGGTTGCATTATTAGCCATGGTTCATGTCTCTGTTTCGGTTCCGTTTATAATGTTTCATGGAATCTCAGCTCAATGTTCGAATGATAGAGATGCTAACTTCACACAGCTTCTCACTAACCTCTCTGGCTCTCCTGGCTTTTGCGT AGAAATCGGAAATGGAGTAGCCGATTCATGGTTGATGCCACTCACACGGCAAGCGGAAATAGCGTGTGAGAAGGTGAAGCAAATGAAAGAATTGAGTCAAGGATACAACATTGTCGGAAGATCTCAG GGGAACCTAGTGGCTCGAGGCTTGATCGAGTTCTGCGACGGTGGACCTCCGGTTTACAACTACATATCCTTGGCTGGTCCTCATGCTGGGATATCCTCTGTTCCTATGTGTGgt tcTGGTTTATTCTGTAAGTTAGCAGATGACCTAATCAAGGGAGATATCTATAGCGACTTCATTCAA GATCATCTTGCTCCTAGTGGTTATCTCAAAATCCCTACT GATATGAAAAAGTACCTCGAAAGCTCTAAGTATCTACCTAGGCTTAATAATGAGATACCAAACCAAAGAAACTCAACTTACAAAGAGCGTTTTGCCAGTTTACACAACCTGGTTCTTGTCAAG TTCCAGGACGATAAGGTTATTGTTCCAAAAGATTCATCTTGGTTCGGGTTTTATCCGGATGGCGAATCCAAACCTCTTCTCTCTGCTCAACAGACAAAGCTATATACAGAGGATTGGATTGGTCTGAAAACATTGGATGTTGCTGGAAAAGTGAAGTTTGTGAGTGTAGCTGGTGAACACATCAGAATGGCAGATGAAGATGTCGTCAAATACGTTGTACCTTATCTCCAGAACAAACCGTCTTCAGTACAAAGACTCAACCGCAATACCAAAGAACCCTTGCGTCCTTAA
- the LOC104772020 gene encoding 40S ribosomal protein S19, mitochondrial has product MAFCTKLGGHLKQGVVQTRNVPFTSMLTSLRYMSTKLYIGGLSPGTDEQSLKDAFSSFNGVTEARVMTNKVTGRSRGYGFVNFMTEDSAKSAISAMDGQELNGFNIRVNVAKDWPSLPLSLDEKSIEEAETKGNKMVSRSVWKDPFVDAFLMKKKNAALTKKIWSRRSTILPEYVDSSVRIYNGKSHVRCKITEGKVGHKFGEFAFTRKVKKHAKAK; this is encoded by the exons ATGGCTTTCTGCACAAAACTAGGCGGTCACTTGAAACAAGGAGTTGTTCAAACCAGAAATGTTCCATTTACATCAATGCTCACTTCTCTCCGCTACATGTCCACAAAACTTTACATTGGTG GTCTATCACCTGGAACTGACGAGCAGTCCTTGAAGGACGCTTTCTCTAGCTTCAATGGAGTCACTGAGG CAAGAGTCATGACAAACAAAGTGACTGGGAGGTCTAGAGGTTATGGATTTGTTAACTTCATGACTGAGGATTCTGCCAAATCTGCTATTTCAGCTATGGATGGACAG GAGCTGAATGGGTTTAACATCCGTGTGAACGTTGCAAAAGATTGGCCAAGTTTACCATTGTCTCTGGATGAGAAGAGTATAGAAGAAGCTGAGACGAAAGGAAATAAGATGGTGAGCCGATCTGTATGGAAAGATCCATTCGTTGATGCGTtcctgatgaagaagaaaaatgcaGCACTGACCAAGAAAATATGGTCGAGGAGATCAACAATTCTGCCAGAGTATGTTGATTCGTCTGTGAGAATCTACAATGGCAAAAGTCATGTGCGTTGTAAGATCACAGAAGGGAAAGTTGGGCACAAATTCGGAGAGTTTGCGTTTACAAGAAAAGTTAAGAAGCATGCTAAAGCAAAGTAG